The following are encoded together in the Rubidibacter lacunae KORDI 51-2 genome:
- the rpsJ gene encoding 30S ribosomal protein S10 produces MATIQQQKIRIRLKAFDRRLLDTSCEKIVDTANRTNATAIGPIPLPTKRKIYCVLRSPHVDKDSREHFETRTHRRIIDIYQPSSKTIDALMKLDLPAGVDIEVKL; encoded by the coding sequence ATGGCTACTATTCAACAGCAAAAGATTCGCATCCGTTTGAAGGCGTTCGATCGCCGCTTGCTCGATACCTCTTGCGAGAAAATTGTCGATACAGCTAACCGCACCAATGCCACAGCAATCGGCCCGATTCCGCTCCCGACTAAGCGCAAGATTTACTGCGTCTTGCGATCGCCCCATGTGGACAAGGACTCGCGCGAGCATTTCGAGACGCGCACCCACCGTCGCATCATCGACATTTACCAACCGTCTTCAAAAACTATCGACGCACTCATGAAACTGGACTTACCAGCTGGGGTCGACATCGAAGTGAAGCTTTAG
- the tuf gene encoding elongation factor Tu, which yields MARAKFERTKDHVNIGTIGHVDHGKTTLTAALTMTLSATGRATAKKYEDIDAAPEEKARGITINTAHVEYETDNRHYAHVDCPGHADYVKNMITGAAQMDGAILVVSAADGPMPQTREHILLARQVGVPSLVVFLNKQDQVDDEELLELVELEVRELLSEYDFPGDDIPIVTGSALKAVEALTSNPKIEQGSDEWVDKIYALMESVDEYIPTPERAVDKPFLMAIEDVFSITGRGTVATGRIERGKVKVGEEVEMVGLADTRKVTVTGVEMFQKTLDEGMAGDNVGVLLRGVQKDEIERGMVLAKPGSITPHTVFESEVYVLKKEEGGRHTPFFPNYRPQFYVRTTDVTGTITAFTADDGSPIEMVMPGDRVKMTVELITPIAIEQGMRFAIREGGRTIGAGVVSKIDK from the coding sequence ATGGCACGCGCTAAATTCGAAAGAACCAAAGATCACGTCAACATCGGGACCATCGGTCACGTCGACCACGGGAAGACAACGCTGACGGCGGCGCTGACGATGACACTTTCGGCAACCGGCCGCGCCACGGCCAAGAAGTACGAAGACATCGATGCCGCTCCCGAAGAGAAAGCTCGCGGAATTACGATCAACACCGCTCACGTTGAGTACGAGACGGATAACCGTCACTACGCTCACGTGGACTGCCCCGGTCACGCCGACTACGTGAAGAACATGATCACGGGTGCAGCACAGATGGATGGTGCGATTTTGGTCGTATCGGCAGCGGACGGACCGATGCCGCAAACTCGCGAACACATCCTGCTGGCGCGTCAGGTGGGCGTTCCGAGCTTGGTTGTCTTCCTGAATAAGCAGGACCAAGTGGACGATGAGGAATTGTTGGAACTCGTAGAGCTAGAAGTGCGCGAGCTGCTCAGCGAATACGACTTCCCAGGCGACGATATCCCGATCGTGACGGGCTCGGCACTGAAGGCCGTGGAGGCACTTACCTCGAACCCCAAGATCGAGCAGGGTTCTGACGAATGGGTCGATAAGATCTACGCTTTGATGGAGTCGGTAGACGAGTACATCCCGACACCCGAGCGTGCAGTTGACAAGCCGTTTCTAATGGCAATTGAGGACGTTTTCTCGATCACCGGTCGTGGGACGGTAGCCACGGGACGCATCGAGCGCGGCAAGGTCAAGGTCGGCGAAGAAGTCGAGATGGTAGGCTTGGCGGACACGCGCAAAGTGACCGTCACCGGCGTCGAAATGTTCCAGAAGACTTTGGACGAGGGCATGGCTGGCGATAACGTTGGCGTGCTGCTGCGCGGAGTGCAGAAAGACGAGATCGAACGCGGCATGGTTTTGGCCAAGCCCGGTTCGATCACGCCGCACACTGTCTTCGAATCCGAGGTCTACGTCCTTAAGAAAGAAGAAGGCGGCCGTCACACGCCATTTTTCCCGAACTATCGCCCGCAGTTCTACGTGCGGACCACGGATGTAACGGGGACGATCACGGCATTCACGGCAGACGATGGCAGCCCAATCGAGATGGTGATGCCGGGCGATCGCGTGAAGATGACCGTGGAGCTGATTACGCCGATCGCGATCGAGCAAGGTATGCGTTTCGCCATTCGCGAAGGCGGACGCACGATTGGTGCTGGTGTGGTGTCCAAGATCGACAAGTAA
- a CDS encoding LON peptidase substrate-binding domain-containing protein: MVPSSIAVRELPLFPLPDVVLFPERPLPLHIFEFRYRIMTNTILDSDRRFGVLMFDPAKGQNASVGCCAEIVNFQRLPDDRMRIMTKGKQRFRVLEYVREKPYRVGLVEWLEDTPPVGELQPLADDVAKLLNDVVRLSAKLTDQKIELPDDLPRLPCELSFWVASNLHGVAAEQQALLEMQDTGERLQREAEILGTTRSHLAARTALKDALS; encoded by the coding sequence ATGGTTCCCTCCTCGATCGCGGTTCGCGAGCTGCCGCTGTTTCCATTGCCGGATGTCGTGCTGTTCCCGGAGCGACCGCTGCCACTGCACATATTCGAGTTTCGCTATCGGATCATGACGAATACGATTCTTGATAGCGATCGTCGCTTCGGCGTTTTGATGTTTGACCCGGCGAAGGGACAGAATGCATCCGTGGGTTGCTGTGCAGAGATCGTGAACTTTCAACGCTTGCCAGACGACCGCATGCGAATCATGACTAAGGGGAAACAGCGTTTCCGCGTATTAGAATACGTGCGCGAGAAGCCATACCGGGTGGGTTTAGTCGAGTGGCTTGAAGATACTCCACCTGTAGGCGAGTTACAGCCGCTAGCCGATGACGTGGCGAAGCTCTTGAACGATGTGGTTCGCCTGTCAGCAAAATTGACCGACCAAAAAATCGAGTTGCCCGACGACCTGCCGCGTCTACCTTGCGAGCTGTCATTTTGGGTCGCGAGTAACTTGCATGGCGTTGCGGCCGAGCAGCAGGCGCTTCTGGAGATGCAAGATACGGGCGAGCGCTTGCAACGTGAAGCGGAAATCCTCGGAACCACGCGCAGCCATTTAGCTGCGCGCACGGCCCTTAAAGATGCTCTTAGTTAG